The genome window gttgactaattactattttttgattattaaatagatataaatagagatacatgttttttttaatattttgcacTTGtgataaaaagttatattataattttttgagtaATAATAGTTAGAAATTTAATCATCTCCTCACCTATTCACTTATGTTATGCATAATCTTTTTTACATCAAacgtgaaataaaaaatttattgtgaaaaatagtataatttttaaataaacaaatgaatCCTTAGTTACTTTTCAAATAAGTAATAAATAACtcttatatatgttttaaaatttattcctTGAAGATCCTAACGAACAATCTGCAAAGCAGctttcaaataaaaagaaaaccaaTATAAAAGTCATATAGTTACAGAGATATAATCATTAatctattaataataaaaaataaaacaaaataatagtaCCCCGGTAAAAGTTGATACTACTAAAGTTACTGTTACGGAAAAAGTGGACCCAACTCAGGTTATACTCTTTTTTAACCCCATCTCCACCAGCAAAAAGCTGATAGTGAAATTTGCGAAGAAAAGGAAGTTTAAGTTTAGAAAATTACTCCTAATAATTACAACTTTAATGATGATGGTACACTTACTGGATAAAATATACAATTGCATATCATTGTTGATAGGAttgtatttgataaaatattttattaatttttatttttttaataattaaaaaaattgtttaattatttgataaataataatttttaagtagattttaatatttttagaaggTTAAATAGtattgtttaaatattattttaattttttatattatattatatattttttatttttaatatatttatcaaattttttaattatcttttttaaataaattataattttatcattttctgtcttttattaaatatttataatttaataaattaaattttcagttaatttaataaaaaaatcactgttaaaatactAACttcttaagataatttttttaaagaggaTAAGAACTAtgtattaataatgtaaaataatttttatattattattcgatcataaaattattatttaaattattttagtatatttattttaaaaattaataaaatttatcatatatatataatattgtgaTTGGATTATGTATGTTATTATCTAATCTTTTTTAAGTTAACAAACTTATAAGACgagagactaaaattaaaattatttaactctATCAATCAATgtgtaaagttttttttctcaatagTTAACTagtattaattgtttttctctctcttaaataaatacatacaaAGACAGAGTAAAGAGAGagaaccataaaaaaaaaaaacagagagagagaggtatCCATCCAATCCATCCACGTCCTATCTGCGTCGTTTGTGTATAAATAGCAGAGCGCGAGCCAATACTTGTCTCCATTTAACACAGAGCGAACTCTGAGAGTGCTTTCGCAGTTTTCACTCACTGTTCAGTAGTAGGGTTTTTCTTTAtccctttttcttctctcttctctctttcacCACTTCAACACAACGCTcatatttcattcattttcGTGAAGGCGCAAACGATTTCAGTTAAAGAGAGAAACTCGGggaagagagatagagagagtcAGCGATTGATCATACATGGATACGCACGCGGTGCATTTGGCCCTGGCGGCGCTCGTCGGAGCCTCCGTCGTGGCCGTGTCGGCGTACTACATGCACCGCAAGACGCTCGCGCAGCTGCTGGAGTTCGCGCGTACGGTCGAGAGGGAGGCTGACGCCGGCGGCTCCGACGCTGAATCGCCGCCGGCGCACGCGAAGAAGCGCCGGGGCAGCTCCAGGAAGCGCCGCAACGGCGGATACCGCCGGGGCTCCGCGTCGCTGCCGGACGTCACGGCGATCTCTGGCGGGTTCGACGGGGACGAGAAGCGGAACGGGCCGGTGCACGTCGAGGGGATTCCGGCGGGGCTGCCAAGGTTGCACACGCTCCGGGAAGGTATGGCTGCGGTGGAAATTTCCAGGTTTAATCTGGGATTATGTGATTTTGTggttttttattgtttctcaagattttttttaatgagagtAGTGTTAGTTGTTTTGTGTTGGATTTTATTTGGTTAGTGTGTGGAAGTCATTTGATCGGTTTTGTGGAGCTTGGATTGTGAATAGTGTGGAGAACTTTCTAATTAAGGAGTAATTAAGGAGTGtggatgtttctttttttttttggtgtgacATGGGAAATTGGAAGGAATTGATTCCGATGTTTTTGTTGATCGTCTGTTTTATGATTGTTTGATACTAGTTTgcattcatgtattttttttatctgtgaaACAGGGTTACTTGGGCATAAAATAAGACAAAAGTGAGGATATTGCTGGATGTAGACGAGTCTCCATAGCAATTTAGAAATCTGCAGTTTAAAGACCCGAACTTGTTGACCTATTTTCACCTATAATTGTCAGAAATTTATTTAGGAATACCTCAAtgatttttactaattttagaTCATTTTAAAGGCTGGATTATAATGGTTCACTAAAATTTATGTCACTTGGAGTTTAGGAGCTGGCATGGACCAAGAGATATGATATGATTTAACGTCTGAACTTATAATTGTTCACTAAAAAGTAAGCAAACTATTAGGTGTAGTAGGTTCCAATGAACAAAACGGAGATTACATAAAGTCAGatggaaatgaaagttaaagTGAGAAGAAAGTATAAGGGAAATAAACCGAAGTATTGGAATGACTAAAAGACTGAATAAACTTATCCCTGTTGAATAATTTCTCTTTAGTGGATCAGTCTTCTTGGACCCATATTCCTGATAAACTAGCTAGGAATTCAACAATACAGTATTAGAAGATCATCCTTTTTCTTTAAGAAAGTTAtaattctctgttttttttttttttttgcaatttttactGATATACCTTTGCAGTGGCCCCAGAATTAAGATATACTTTAAATTCTTTCCTGTTTTTAATCTATGGAAAGGTTCTCTGGCAAATGTTGCAGTAGCATCAACCATTGTTTGCATTATACTACACATCTTTCTGATGCACTACCTGCCCATGAACAGAAATTGTCTGTTTGAAAGTgttcatcttcatttttttgCTGACTAAGATATGTTTCTTACAGGAAAATCATCCCAATCTGGTTCCTTTAAGAGAAGTCTTTTAAGACCAACTTCTCCCAAGTCCCCTGTTGCAAGTGCCAGTGCCTTTGAAAGTGTAGAAGGATCAGATGATGAAGATAACATGACAGACAAAGTTAAACTTGATACTACATATCTGCATGCAAATGGGACTGTTGTAAGTGTGTTATGCACATGAATTAGGTTTATCATTCATTTGATATTCTATATAAAAAGGAGGTTTACTTTGGAGATGATAATTAACTTTCTCTGTTTCTCTCTCCCTACTTTCTTAATGCCTGACCTGTTTCCCTGGGCTTGAATTAATCCAGCCTTTTCTATTGCTCTTTCGCTATGCTTTGATCATCACATGACACAGGGCTCTATATTAgctaaagcaaaaaaattgaatgatctgtgagttgaaaattgaaatcacCTGTATGCAGGGTCCAGAAGGTAAAATCCCATTTGAGACTTTACCTAATCATGTTAATGCCAATGGAGAGCAGATGGCAATTACACCGAGTATGATCCGCTCTCATAGTGTTTCTGGTGACCTGCATGGTGTGCAGCCTGATCCAATAGCAGCTGACATTCTGAGGAAAGAGCCAGAGCATGAAACTTTCACAAGATTGAGAATAACTCCTCTTGGTATGAACTCTGACATGTTACTCTTCCTCATTCTCTTGAGTGCAAAGAAATTGCTTTGAATGGGTTTTTCATGGGATGTATAGAATCCCCCTCCTTCAAACACTTGTTTGATTACAATATTTGCATATCTGGAAAATTTATAGTAAActataattgttatattttttgtttagagGCTCCGTCACCTGATGAAATTGAAGCTTATGTGGTTCTGCAAGAATGCCTTGAAATGAGAAAAAGATATGTTTTTAGAGAAGCTGTTGCTCCGTGGGATAAAGAAGTTATATCCGACCCCAGCACACCCAAGCCTAACCCAGATCCATTTTTATAcattcctgaaggaaattctgATGTGAGTTTTTTTCTCCCACCACTGAAAACTTGGATCTCCCTATGTTATATGCTGTGATTAAATTAGTTGTATTTCTCTTGTGCTACAGCATTATTTTGAAATGCAAGATGGGGTTATTTGTGTATATCCAGATAGAGATGGTAAGTAACAGGAATTTGTTATTGATAAACTTGGTAATTTTATCACCACTCAAGGTGGGATCTTATGCATGCTTGCCTATTACTTGCAGCAAAAGAAGAGCTTTTTCCTGTAGCTGATGCAACTACATTTTTCACTGATCTTCATCACTTACTTCGAGTCATAGCAGCAGGGAATATAAGAACTTTATGCCATCATAGGCTCAATCTTCTAGAACAAGTACATCTCTAATTTACTGAAACAAACTGCAGCCTATgcttgtattttaattacatacAAGAATCAATTGTTGTTTGACAATTTCTGTATTTTTCAGAAATTCAATCTTCATTTGATGCTAAATGCGGATAGAGAATTTCTTGCTCAGAAGAGTGCTCCACATCGAGACTTCTATAATGTTAGAAAAGTTGATACTCATGTCCACCACTCAGCATGCATGAATCAGAAACATCTTTTAAGGTTCATAAAGTCAAAGCTGAGAAAAGAGCCTGATGAGGTGATATTCTGGATCTTGCTGTGATGTAACATACTCTGCAGTAGCCCCCTTTTTTCCCCTCTCAGATGAACTGTATGACATAAGTGATAGAGCAcaaattggatttttttaagaGTGTAAATATAAATTTGTGCATTTTCTTGTGagtatttaatgtaataatatattaatataatttagtgTATCTATTAGCTTGATGGATTATGAAATGTTATTGATATGCCTGAAATGATTGGCTTATTGTCATCCCTTGCAGAAGTATGTAGCATgatgaattatgttattttttaatctctGATACAtgtgaattatatattttacgAAGCTGATGTGCACTGTATATACTTTTAACATTCTCAGGTTGTAATATTTCGAGATGGGACATATCTAACGTTGGAAGAGGTTTTCAAGAGTTTAGATTTGTCTGGGTAATGAgcttttgtaattattatagTTATAATTGGCTAGCTGTATGTTTTAGGAATTAATCCTCTGCTGTCCTTTTTTAACAGATATGACCTCAATGTTGACCTTTTGGACGTTCACGCAGACAAGAGTACTTTTCATCGCTTTGATAAGTTCAATCTTAAATACAATCCTTGCGGTCAAAG of Glycine soja cultivar W05 chromosome 1, ASM419377v2, whole genome shotgun sequence contains these proteins:
- the LOC114416040 gene encoding AMP deaminase-like; translated protein: MDTHAVHLALAALVGASVVAVSAYYMHRKTLAQLLEFARTVEREADAGGSDAESPPAHAKKRRGSSRKRRNGGYRRGSASLPDVTAISGGFDGDEKRNGPVHVEGIPAGLPRLHTLREGKSSQSGSFKRSLLRPTSPKSPVASASAFESVEGSDDEDNMTDKVKLDTTYLHANGTVGPEGKIPFETLPNHVNANGEQMAITPSMIRSHSVSGDLHGVQPDPIAADILRKEPEHETFTRLRITPLEAPSPDEIEAYVVLQECLEMRKRYVFREAVAPWDKEVISDPSTPKPNPDPFLYIPEGNSDHYFEMQDGVICVYPDRDAKEELFPVADATTFFTDLHHLLRVIAAGNIRTLCHHRLNLLEQKFNLHLMLNADREFLAQKSAPHRDFYNVRKVDTHVHHSACMNQKHLLRFIKSKLRKEPDEVVIFRDGTYLTLEEVFKSLDLSGYDLNVDLLDVHADKSTFHRFDKFNLKYNPCGQSRLREIFLKQDNLIQGRFLGELTKQVFSDLAASKYQMAEYRISIYGRKQSEWDQLASWIVNNDLYSENVVWLIQLPRLYNVYKEMGIVTSFQNMLDNIFIPLFEVTVNPDSHPQLHVFLKQVVGLDLVDDESKPERRPTKHMPTPEQWTNVFNPAFSYYVYYCYANLYTLNKLRESKGMTTIKFRPHSGEAGDIDHLAATFLTAHNIAHGINLKKSPVLQYLYYLAQIGLAMSPLSNNSLFLDYHRNPFPMFFLRGLNVSLSTDDPLQIHLTKEPLVEEYSIAASVWKLSSCDLCEIARNSVYQSGFSHALKSHWIGKEYYKSGPRGNDIQRTNVPHIRLEFRDTIWREEMQQVYLGKAIIPEVVDK